Within Bacteroidota bacterium, the genomic segment TTTTAGATCCTCTTAGCGCTGGATCGCAATTCGTCGTTGCGCGATTTTGTTTCCGTTTTCTTCTACGCTGAGGATATACATGCCAGGGTTTAGATCCGCTAGCTCCATTTGCTGCCAAGTTTGATCAGCAGCCATGGTTTCGGTCTTGATCAGCCTTCCGTCCATTGCCCAGAGCTTCAGGACTTTGCTGTTGCCACGGAATTCCGAAGGAACTTGAATTTGAATGCCGTCTTGGGCCGGATTGGGAAAGATGCTGAGTTGGCCTTCGAATCCCGATTCAACAGCAAGCAAGGTACTCAACTCCCGGAAATTGCCCCAGGTTTCAGTTCCTTTTTCGTAGGCGTACAATTCGCGGATGTGCGCCGTTTGTACGTTTCCCAAGAAGTAGTAGAGTTCGCCGAGACCTTCTCCAAACCGTTGATTGCCAGTGGTAACTGAGGTGGTGTAAACGTTTGCGCAGGAATCGTACATTTCTAAGAGATCAAATTCCTTGACCATTCGCCCATTCATGGTTGCCATCGTATGTACACCCGCCTGCACAGCAGCTCCGTTGACCGACGAAACGATCATCCGGTGTTGATAGGGTTTCAAATTCAGAAAGGGATAAGAAACGGAATCGAAGCTCCAGTTGTGCGGAACCGGCGGGAAGTAGGTCGAATCAATGGCAGCTTGAATGGGCCGGTTGATCACAAACCGCTCCAAGGTTGTTTGGTAATTGAACTGCGAAGCCGGTGTCTGAGATTGCACATTGTATTCCAAAAAGTCAGTTCGGGAACCGAGTTGGTAGCCCTCATTGTGTTCGTAACCAAATCGGTCTGCTGGATCGAATTGGAAGATCTCTGCATATCCCGGAAGGCTTACGCCCAAACCGGCAGCAGGAATGCCTGCGAGGGTGAGCTGAATCGTGACGGTGGCACCTGTCAAATCCGGAAAGGGCAGGAGGTTCGTGGCCTGCACCAAACCATGGGCTTTACTCAGAACCCAAGTTTGGCCGGATCCGAGACGGATGTACTTGAGCGAATCCGATTGCCCCAAGACGATTCCCAAAACCACGGAGTCCACGGTAGCTGTCACAGCATTTGTCCAATTCCACGAATTCCCGGATTGCGCTTGGGTTTTGAGCAGGAAAGTATCGCCAACCGAGGAAACAAAACTGCATTCACCATTCGGACGGTAGGTCATTTTGCGCCCCATAAAATGGTCTTGGTTTACGCGGTAAAGTGTGGGAAACTGCTGAATATCTTGCCCATAGCAGGTCGTACCCGTATCCGTCGGCAAGATGCTGCGGTCAATTCGGTAAAAATAGTAGGCCGTGTCTTGACCTTCCAACCGAACGGAATCAAATGCCGCTTCCAAAAACCAGGTATCGGATGAGCCATTTTGCGAAAAGGAATATGTGAGGCTGTTTCCCGCTGGAAATGGATGCCAACTCTGCGCGGCCATCGAGCCCGCGAATTGGAGGAACAGGGTAAGCAGCAAATAAGCAAGCAGTCCTAATTTATTTATTTGTTTCATTATCCTAAGATACAACCTATTGGCTTAAATCCCCCAAGTAAGTGAAAAGTGAAAAGTTTGAAGTGAAAAGTTGGGTTGGTGGTGATTGGTGTTCCGTTAACGCGCAGAGCGCCGTTTGTCAC encodes:
- a CDS encoding T9SS type A sorting domain-containing protein, which produces MKQINKLGLLAYLLLTLFLQFAGSMAAQSWHPFPAGNSLTYSFSQNGSSDTWFLEAAFDSVRLEGQDTAYYFYRIDRSILPTDTGTTCYGQDIQQFPTLYRVNQDHFMGRKMTYRPNGECSFVSSVGDTFLLKTQAQSGNSWNWTNAVTATVDSVVLGIVLGQSDSLKYIRLGSGQTWVLSKAHGLVQATNLLPFPDLTGATVTIQLTLAGIPAAGLGVSLPGYAEIFQFDPADRFGYEHNEGYQLGSRTDFLEYNVQSQTPASQFNYQTTLERFVINRPIQAAIDSTYFPPVPHNWSFDSVSYPFLNLKPYQHRMIVSSVNGAAVQAGVHTMATMNGRMVKEFDLLEMYDSCANVYTTSVTTGNQRFGEGLGELYYFLGNVQTAHIRELYAYEKGTETWGNFRELSTLLAVESGFEGQLSIFPNPAQDGIQIQVPSEFRGNSKVLKLWAMDGRLIKTETMAADQTWQQMELADLNPGMYILSVEENGNKIAQRRIAIQR